The following proteins are encoded in a genomic region of Alosa alosa isolate M-15738 ecotype Scorff River chromosome 10, AALO_Geno_1.1, whole genome shotgun sequence:
- the LOC125301749 gene encoding LOW QUALITY PROTEIN: myosin heavy chain, fast skeletal muscle-like (The sequence of the model RefSeq protein was modified relative to this genomic sequence to represent the inferred CDS: inserted 1 base in 1 codon; deleted 2 bases in 2 codons): MGDSEMECFGPAAIYLRKPERERIEAQNKPFDAKSAYFVTDKEEDYVKGVLEKREGGKATVKHLTGGKTVTVKEDEIFPMNPPKYDKIEDMAMMTHLHEPAVLYNLKERYAAWMIYTYSGLFCVTVNPYKWLPVYDAVVVAGYRGKKRIEAPPHIFSISDNAYQFMLQDRENQSILITGESGAGKTVNTKRVIQYFATIAVAGGSKKAEATSGKIQGSLEDQIIAANPLLEAYGNAKTVRNDNSSRFGKFIRIHFGTTGKLASADIETYLLEKSRVTFQLSAERSYHIFYQLMTGHKPELIEALLITTNPYDFPMISQGEITVKSIDDVEEFIATDTAIDILGFTAEEKIGIFKLTGAVMHHGAMKFKQKQXEEQAEPDGTEVADKISYLMGLNSADMLKALCYPRVKVGNEMVTKGQTVPQVNNAVSALCKSVYEKMFLWMVIRINEMLDTKQPRQFFIGVLDIAGFEIFDFNSLEQLCINFTNEKLQQFFNHHMFVLEQEEYKKEGIDWEFIDFGMDLAACIELIEKPMGIFSILEEECMFPKASDTTFKNKLYDQHLGKTKCFEKPKPVKGKPEAHFSLVHYAGTVDYNINGWLDKNKDPLNDSVVQLYQKSAVKLLAFLYASHAGAEADGGGKKGGKKKGGSFQTVSALFRENLGKLMTNLRSTHPHFVRCLIPNESKTPGLMENFLVLHQLRCNGVLEGIRICRKGFPSRIIYGDFKQRYKVLNASVIPEGQFIDNKKPQKNSWGSIDVDHTQYKFGHTKVFFKAGLLGVLEEMRDEKLATLVTMTQALCRAFLMRKEFVKMMERRESIFTIQYNIRSFMNVKTWPWMKLYFKIKPLLKSAETEKELANMKENYGKMKTDLEAAQAKRKELEEKMVSLLQEKNDLQLAVAAESEGLSDAEERCEGLIKSKIQLEAKLKETTERLEDEEEINAELTAKKRKLEDECSELKKDIDDLELTLAKVEKEKHATENKVKNLTEEMASQDEAIAKLTKEKKALQEAHQQTLDDLQAEEDKVNTLTKSKSKLEQQVDDLEGSLEQEKKLRMDLERAKRKLEGDLKLAQESIMDLENDKQQSDEKIKKKDFEISQLLSKIEDEQSLGSQLQKKIKELQARIEELEEEIEAERAARAKVEKQRADLSRELEEISERLEEAGGATAAQIEMNKKREAEFQKLRRDLEESTLQHEATAAALRKKQADSVAELGEQIDNLQRVKQKLEKEKSEYKMEIDDLSSNMEAVAKAKANLEKMCRTLEDQLSEVKSKSDENLRQLNDLNVQKARLQTENGEFSRQLEEKEALVTQLTRGKQAYTQQIEELKRHIEEEVKAKNALAHAVQSARHDCDLLREQYEEEQEAKAELQRGMSKANSEVAQWRTKYETDAIQRTEELEESKKKLAQRLQDAEECIEAVNSKCASLEKTKQRLQGEVEDLMTDVERANALAANLDKKQRNFDKVLAEWKQKYEESQAELEGSQKEARSLSTELFKMKNSYEEALDHLETLKRENKNLQQEISDLTEQLGETGKSIHELEKAKKSVETEKAEIQTALEEAEGTLEHEESKILRVQLELTQVKGEIDRKLAEKDEEMEQIKRNSQRVIDTMQSTLDSEVRSRNDALRVKKKMEGDLNEMEIQLSHANRQAAEAQKQLRNVQGQLKDAQLHLDDALRGQEDMKEQFAMVERRNNLMLAEIEELRAALEQTERSRKVAEQELVDASERVGLLHSQNTSLINTKKKLEAELVQVQGEVDDTIQEARNAEEKAKKAITDAAMMAEELKKEQDTSAHLERMKKNLEVTVKDLQHRLDEAENLAMKGGKKQLQKLESRVRELEAEVETEQRRGADAVKGVRKYERRVKELTYQTEEDKKNVTRLQDLVDKLQLKVKAYKRQAEEAEEQANTHLSRYRKVQHELEEAQERADIAESQVNKLRAKSRESGKSKDEE; encoded by the exons ATGGGGGACTCAGAGATGGAGTGCTTTGGCCCAGCGGCCATCTATCTCCGCAAACCTGAAAGGGAGCGTATTGAGGCCCAGAACAAACCATTTGATGCCAAATCAGCCTACTTTGTGACTGACAAAGAAGAAGATTATGTCAAAGGAGTGCTGGAGAAACGAGAGGGTGGCAAAGCCACTGTCAAACATCTAACGGGTGGCAAA ACGGTCACTGTGAAAGAGGATGAGATCTTTCCCATGAATCCTCCAAAGTATGACAAAATTGAGGACATGGCCATGATGACCCACCTCCAtgagcctgctgtgctgtacaACCTCAAAGAGCGTTATGCAGCATGGATGATCTAT ACCTACTCTGGGCTGTTCTGTGTCACTGTGAACCCCTACAAGTGGCTCCCAGTGTACGATGCTGTGGTTGTAGCTGGGTACAGAGGCAAGAAGAGAATTGAAGCTCCACCCCACATCTTCTCCATTTCTGATAATGCCTATCAGTTCATGCTCCAAG ATCGTGAAAATCAATCCATCCTAATCAC TGGAGAATCTGGTGCTGGGAAGACTGTGAACACCAAGCGTGTCATCCAGTACTTTGCAACAATTGCAGTGGCTGGAGGATCAAAGAAAGCTGAGGCCACCTCTGGCAAAATACAG GGGTCACTAGAGGATCAGATCATTGCAGCCAACCCTCTGCTGGAGGCCTATGGTAATGCCAAGACTGTGAGGAATGACAACTCCTCCCGTTTT GGTAAATTCATTAGAATCCATTTTGGCACAACTGGCAAACTGGCCTCTGCTGATATTGAGACAT ATCTACTGGAGAAGTCAAGAGTGACATTCCAGTTGTCTGCTGAGAGGAGCTACCACATCTTCTACCAGCTTATGACTGGACATAAGCCTGAGCTGATTG AGGCACTTCTCATCACCACCAACCCATATGATTTCCCAATGATCAGCCAAGGTGAAATCACCGTCAAGAGCATTGATGATGTGGAGGAGTTCATTGCCACAGAT ACGGCCATTGACATTTTGGGCTTCACTGCTGAGGAGAAAATAGGCATCTTCAAGCTTACTGGTGCTGTGATGCATCATGGGGCCATGAAGTTCAAACAGAAGC AGGAAGAGCAGGCTGAGCCTGACGGCACTGAGG tgGCTGATAAAATCTCCTACCTCATGGGCTTGAACTCTGCTGATATGCTGAAGGCTCTGTGCTACCCCAGAGTGAAGGTTGGAAATGAGATGGTGACCAAAGGTCAAACTGTGCCTCAG GTCAACAATGCTGTCAGCGCTCTGTGTAAGTCAGTCTATGAGAAGATGTTCTTGTGGATGGTCATCCGTATCAATGAGATGTTGGACACCAAACAGCCAAGGCAGTTCTTCATTGGTGTGCTGGACATTGCTGGATTTGAGATTTTTGAT TTTAACAGTTTGGAGCAGCTGTGTATCAACTTTACCAATGAGAAACTGCAACAGTTCTTCAATCACCACATGTTTGTGTTGGAGCAAGAGGAATATAAGAAAGAGGGAATTGATTGGGAGTTCATTGACTTTGGTATGGACCTGGCTGCCTGCATTGAGCTTATTGAAAAG CCAATGGGCATCTTCTCCATCCTTGAAGAGGAGTGCATGTTCCCCAAGGCCTCAGACACTACCTTCAAGAACAAGCTGTATGACCAGCATCTTGGTAAAACCAAATGCTTTGAGAAACCCAAACCAGTAAAGGGCAAACCAGAGGCCCACTTCTCCCTGGTGCACTATGCTGGCACTGTGGACTACAACATCAATGGCTGGCTGGACAAGAACAAGGACCCACTGAACGACTCTGTTGTGCAACTGTACCAGAAGTCTGCAGTGAAACTGCTGGCCTTCTTGTATGCATCTCATGCTGGTGCTGAAG CTGATGGTGGTGGCAAGAAGGGAGGCAAGAAGAAGGGGGGTTCCTTCCAGACGGTGTCTGCTCTGTTCAGG GAAAACTTGGGCAAGCTGATGACCAACTTGAGGAGCACTCATCCTCACTTTGTGCGCTGCTTGATTCCCAATGAGTCAAAGACCCCAG GTCTGATGGAGAACTTCCTGGTCCTTCACCAGCTGAGGTGTAATGGTGTGCTGGAGGGTATCAGAATCTGCAGGAAGGGCTTCCCCAGCAGAATCATTTATGGTGACTTCAAGCAGAG ATACAAAGTGTTGAACGCAAGTGTCATCCCTGAAGGACAGTTCATTGACAACAAAAAGCCTCAGAAAAACTCTTGGGGCTCCATTGATGTGGACCATACTCAGTACAAGTTTGGACACACAAAA GTGTTCTTCAAAGCTGGTCTGCTGGGTGTCCTTGAGGAGATGCGAGATGAGAAATTGGCAACTCTGGTCACAATGACTCAGGCCCTCTGCCGTGCCTTCCTGATGAGGAAGGAGTTTGTTAAAATGATGGAAAGAAG AGAATCCATCTTCACTATCCAATACAATATCCGTTCATTCATGAATGTGAAAACCTGGCCATGGATGAAGCTGTACTTCAAGATCAAGCCACTTCTGAAAAGTGCTGAAACTGAGAAAGAACTTGCTAACATGAAGGAGAACTATGGGAAAATGAAGACAGATCTGGAGGCTGCCCAGGCAAAAAGGAAGGAGCTTGAGGAGAAGATGGTTTCTCTGCTGCAAGAGAAGAATGACCTGCAGTTAGCTGTAGCAGCT GAATCTGAGGGCCTCTCAGATGCTGAGGAGAGATGTGAGGGTCTCATTAAGAGCAAAATCCAGCTGGAGGCCAAACTCAAAGAGACGACCGAGAGgctggaggatgaggaggagatcaACGCTGAGCTGACTGCCAAGAAGAGGAAACTGGAGGATGAGTGCTCTGAGCTGAAGAAAGACATTGATGACTTGGAGCTCACCCTGGCCAAagtggagaaagagaaacatgCCACAGAGAACAAG GTTAAAAACCTGACTGAGGAGATGGCATCTCAAGATGAAGCCATTGCTAAATTAACTAAGGAGAAGAAAGCCCTCCAAGAGGCACATCAGCAGACTCTGGATGATCTCCAAGCAGAGGAAGACAAAGTCAACACTTTGACCAAATCAAAGAGCAAACTTGAACAACAAGTGGATGAT ctggaaggatcattggagcaAGAAAAGAAGCTTCGCATGGATCTTGAAAGAGCCAAGAGAAAGCTTGAGGGTGACCTGAAATTGGCCCAGGAATCCATAATGGATCTGGAGAATGACAAACAGCAGTCTGATGAAAAAATCAAGAA GAAGGACTTTGAAATTAGCCAACTTCTGAGCAAGATTGAAGATGAACAGTCA TTGGGATCCCAACTTCAAAAGAAGATTAAGGAACTCCAG GCTCGAATTGAGGAACTGGAAGAGGAGATTGAAGCTGAGCGTGCAGCACGGGCCAAAGTGGAAAAGCAAAGAGCTGATCTCTCCAGGGAACTTGAGGAGATCAGTGAGAGGCTTGAGGAGGCTGGTGGGGCCACTGCTGCTCAGATTGAGATGAACAAGAAGCGGGAGGCAGAGTTCCAGAAGCTGCGTCGTGATCTTGAAGAGTCCACCCTGCAGCATGaagctactgctgctgctctccGCAAGAAGCAGGCCGACAGCGTGGCGGAACTGGGTGAGCAGATCGACAACCTGCAGCGTGTCAAGCAGAagctggagaaggagaagagtgaATACAAAATGGAGATCGATGACCTGTCCAGTAACATGGAGGCTGTTGCTAAGGCAAAG gcTAACCTAGAGAAGATGTGTCGCACTCTTGAGGACCAACTTAGTGAAGTGAAGAGCAAAAGTGATGAAAATCTTCGTCAACTAAATGATTTAAATGTACAAAAAGCGAGGCTGCAGACTGAGAATG GTGAGTTTAGCCGCCAACTTGAGGAGAAGGAGGCTCTTGTCACTCAGCTGACAAGGGGCAAGCAAGCTTATACCCAACAGATTGAGGAGCTGAAGAGGCACATTGAGGAGGAAGTCAAG GCCAAGAATGCTCTGGCTCATGCTGTCCAATCAGCTCGCCATGACTGTGACCTGCTCAGAGAGCAGtatgaggaggagcaggaggccaAGGCTGAGCTGCAGCGTGGAATGTCCAAGGCCAACAGCGAGGTGGCTCAGTGGAGGACCAAGTATGAAACTGATGCCATCCAGCGCactgaggagctggaggagtccAA GAAAAAGCTTGCCCAGCGTCTTCAAGATGCTGAGGAGTGCATTGAAGCTGTAAATTCCAAATGTGCCTCTCTGGAGAAGACCAAGCAGAGACTCCAGGGTGAAGTGGAGGACCTCATGACGGACGTGGAGAGGGCTAATGCACTGGCTGCCAATCTTGACAAGAAACAGAGGAACTTTGACAAG GTTCTAGCAGAATGGAAGCAGAAGTATGAGGAGAGTCAAGCTGAGCTGGAAGGTTCTCAGAAAGAAGCTCGCTCTCTCAGTACTGAGCTCTTCAAGATGAAGAACTCCTATGAAGAGGCTCTGGATCACCTAGAGACCTTGAAGAGGGAGAACAAGAACCTGCAGC AGGAGATCTCAGACCTTACTGAACAACTTGGTGAGACTGGCAAGAGCATCCATGAGCTGGAGAAGGCCAAGAAGTCAGTGGAGACTGAGAAAGCTGAAATCCAGACAGCACTGGAGGAAGCTGAG GGTACACTTGAGCACGAGGAGTCCAAGATTCTTCGAGTTCAGCTTGAACTCACCCAAGTCAAGGGTGAAATTGACAGGAAGCTGGCTGAGAAGGATGAGGAGATGGAACAGATCAAGAGGAACAGCCAGAGGGTGATTGACACCATGCAGAGCACTCTAGACTCTGAGGTCAGGAGCAGGAATGATGCCCTGAGAGtcaagaagaagatggagggagacctCAATGAGATGGAGATTCAGCTCAGCCATGCCAATCGCCAGGCAGCTGAAGCTCAGAAACAGCTCAGGAATGTCCAGGGACAACTCAAG GATGCCCAACTGCACCTTGATGACGCTCTTAGAGGACAGGAAGACATGAAGGAGCAGTTTGCCATGGTGGAGCGCAGGAACAACTTGATGTTGGCTGAGATTGAGGAGCTGAGAGCTGCTctggagcagacagagagaagccGCAAAGTGGCTGAGCAGGAGCTGGTGGATGCCAGTGAGCGTGTTGGACTGCTGCATTCACAG AATACAAGTCTAATCAACACCAAGAAAAAGCTGGAGGCTGAACTTGTTCAGGTCCAGGGAGAGGTGGATGACACAATCCAGGAGGCCAGAAATGCAGAGGAAAAGGCCAAG AAGGCCATCACTGAT GCTGCAATGATGGCTGAGGAACTGAAGAAGGAGCAGGACACCAGTGCTCACCTGGAGAGGATGAAGAAGAACCTGGAGGTCACAGTCAAGGACCTGCAGCACCGTCTGGATGAAGCTGAGAATCTGGCCATGAAGGGTGGCAAGAAACAACTCCAGAAACTGGAGTCAAGG GTGCGTGAGCTGGAGGCTGAGGTTGAGACTGAACAGAGACGTGGAGCTGATGCCGTGAAAGGTGTCCGCAAATATGAGAGGAGAGTCAAGGAGCTCACCTACCAG ACTGAGGAGGACAAGAAGAATGTCACTAGACTGCAGGATCTGGTGGACAAGCTGCAGCTGAAAGTGAAGGCCTACAAGAGACAGGCTGAGGAGGCT GAGGAGCAGGCCAACACTCACCTGTCCAGGTACAGGAAGGTGCAGCATGAGCTTGAGGAGGCTCAGGAACGTGCTGACATCGCTGAGTCCCAGGTCAACAAGCTGAGGGCCAAAAGTCGTGAATCTGGCAAG AGCAAAGATGAAGAGTGA